In one Spirosoma rigui genomic region, the following are encoded:
- a CDS encoding ABC transporter ATP-binding protein yields the protein MNILETHHIVKQYAQHRALNDVSLAVPKGCIFGLLGPNGAGKTSLIRIINQITAPDSGEVILGGERLNPDHIKRIGYLPEERGLYKKMKVGEQLLYLAQLKGLSEKQAMEKLKTWFVKFDIKTWWTKNVEDLSKGMQQKVQFVATVMHEPDLIILDEPFSGFDPINANLIKDEILELRDKGKTIIFSTHRMESVEELCDHIALIHKSRKVLDGTKRSIKEQFKTHTYHVDYQGTLNDLPPAFEVLNTRVLEDNFLRADIRIPPDAAVNDLIRHLLDRVAVRAFGENIPSMNDIFIQAVGEVPTT from the coding sequence ATGAACATTCTCGAGACCCACCACATCGTCAAACAATACGCCCAGCACCGAGCTCTGAACGACGTGAGTCTGGCGGTACCGAAAGGCTGCATTTTTGGCCTCCTTGGCCCCAATGGTGCGGGCAAAACATCGCTCATCCGGATCATCAACCAGATTACGGCGCCCGATTCGGGGGAAGTAATTCTGGGGGGCGAGCGACTGAACCCCGACCACATCAAACGAATTGGCTACCTCCCCGAAGAGCGCGGCCTCTACAAGAAAATGAAAGTCGGCGAGCAGCTGCTGTACCTGGCTCAGTTGAAGGGGTTGAGTGAAAAACAGGCCATGGAAAAGCTGAAGACCTGGTTCGTCAAGTTCGATATCAAAACCTGGTGGACCAAGAATGTTGAAGACCTTTCCAAAGGGATGCAGCAAAAAGTGCAGTTCGTGGCAACGGTCATGCACGAGCCCGACCTCATTATTCTGGATGAGCCGTTCTCCGGATTCGACCCTATCAATGCCAACCTTATCAAAGACGAGATCCTGGAACTGCGCGATAAGGGCAAAACAATCATTTTCTCAACCCACCGCATGGAATCGGTGGAGGAGTTGTGCGACCATATTGCGTTGATTCACAAATCCCGAAAAGTGCTCGATGGTACCAAACGCTCCATCAAAGAGCAGTTCAAGACCCACACCTACCACGTCGATTACCAGGGAACGCTCAACGACCTGCCCCCTGCTTTCGAGGTCCTTAACACCCGGGTGCTGGAAGACAATTTTCTGCGCGCCGACATCCGAATTCCACCCGATGCGGCTGTCAATGACCTCATTCGGCACCTGCTCGACCGGGTAGCCGTCCGTGCTTTTGGCGAGAACATCCCCAGCATGAACGATATTTTCATCCAGGCCGTCGGCGAAGTACCCACGACCTGA
- a CDS encoding ABC transporter permease: MKIIFLIIKREYLVRVRKKSFLVMTILGPLLIAAFYGLAGWAAISSIDQKKVQVVDESGQFTGKFKNSSSLLFTFVKTPITAAKKAFPKSGNDVLVYIPKDVLSDSKGVQLFAEKGVSFDIKSGIERTIEKEIENVKLTQSGITRKVIEDAKVDVDAQTISLSDEGEKQSSTGAASVIGLLCALLIYITVMIYGMQVMRGVVEEKTNRIIEVIISSVKPFQLMMGKILGVGLVGLTQFMLWILLSVGITSAGTAIFGSKFTERPTVQNQVQAQINQQGDVSPKVTKAASNPVSTFISSVQNLNLPLIIGCFLFYFLGGYLLYSALYGAIGAAVDNETDTQQFMLPVTMPIIFSFIIAQFVLRDPDSSLAFWASIVPFTSPIIMMVRLPLGVPAWQLVLSMTLLVIGFIGTTWLAARIYRVGILMYGKKPTYKELSKWIFYKA; this comes from the coding sequence ATGAAAATTATTTTCCTCATCATTAAACGTGAATATCTCGTCCGGGTCCGGAAAAAATCGTTCCTGGTTATGACCATTCTGGGGCCATTACTCATTGCAGCCTTCTACGGCCTGGCGGGTTGGGCGGCTATCAGTTCGATCGATCAGAAGAAAGTCCAGGTTGTGGACGAAAGCGGCCAGTTTACGGGTAAATTCAAAAACTCGTCATCTCTGCTTTTTACCTTCGTTAAAACGCCAATCACGGCGGCAAAGAAAGCGTTTCCCAAGAGCGGCAACGATGTTCTGGTCTATATTCCGAAGGATGTCCTGAGCGACTCTAAGGGGGTTCAGCTCTTCGCCGAGAAGGGTGTTAGCTTCGACATCAAATCGGGCATTGAACGCACCATCGAGAAAGAGATCGAGAATGTAAAGCTCACCCAGTCCGGCATTACCCGCAAAGTGATCGAAGATGCCAAAGTGGATGTCGACGCCCAGACCATCAGTTTGAGCGATGAGGGCGAGAAACAAAGCAGTACGGGGGCCGCATCGGTCATTGGCCTGTTGTGCGCGCTGCTGATCTACATCACCGTCATGATCTACGGCATGCAGGTGATGCGGGGCGTAGTTGAAGAAAAAACCAACCGGATTATCGAAGTCATCATCTCTTCGGTAAAACCGTTTCAGCTCATGATGGGTAAGATTCTGGGCGTAGGGCTGGTCGGGCTAACTCAGTTTATGCTATGGATTCTCTTGTCGGTGGGTATCACGTCGGCGGGTACGGCTATTTTTGGCAGTAAGTTCACGGAACGCCCCACGGTTCAGAATCAGGTGCAGGCACAGATAAACCAACAGGGCGACGTATCACCAAAGGTTACCAAGGCGGCCAGCAACCCGGTTAGTACGTTCATCAGTTCGGTACAAAACCTGAATCTTCCACTGATCATTGGCTGTTTCCTGTTTTATTTTCTCGGGGGATATTTGCTCTACAGCGCCCTGTACGGAGCCATCGGGGCGGCTGTCGACAACGAGACAGACACGCAGCAGTTTATGCTGCCGGTGACGATGCCCATCATTTTTTCGTTCATCATCGCTCAGTTCGTCCTGCGTGACCCCGACAGCAGTCTGGCTTTCTGGGCATCCATCGTTCCCTTCACCTCTCCTATTATCATGATGGTTCGGCTACCGCTGGGCGTACCGGCCTGGCAACTGGTGCTATCCATGACCCTGCTGGTGATCGGCTTCATTGGCACGACCTGGCTGGCGGCCCGAATCTACCGCGTTGGCATTCTGATGTATGGCAAAAAGCCAACCTACAAAGAGCTGTCCAAGTGGATTTTCTATAAGGCGTAA